A window of the Glaciimonas sp. CA11.2 genome harbors these coding sequences:
- a CDS encoding F0F1 ATP synthase subunit epsilon translates to MANTIHVDVVSAEELIFSGEAEFVALPGESGELGIYPRHTPLITRIKPGAVRIKVPGQAEDEFVFVAGGLLEVQPDTVTILADTAIRGADLDEAKATEAKRLAEEALTNQESKIDYAKAQSELTTAIAQLAAIHRLRSKGR, encoded by the coding sequence ATGGCAAACACTATTCACGTTGACGTGGTTTCGGCGGAAGAGCTTATCTTTTCTGGCGAGGCTGAATTCGTCGCGTTGCCGGGTGAGTCAGGCGAGTTGGGGATTTATCCTCGTCATACGCCGCTGATCACGCGTATCAAGCCGGGTGCGGTACGCATCAAGGTGCCAGGTCAGGCGGAAGACGAATTCGTATTCGTTGCTGGTGGCCTGCTGGAAGTGCAGCCTGATACCGTCACCATTCTGGCCGATACTGCGATTCGCGGTGCCGATCTGGATGAGGCGAAAGCGACAGAAGCCAAGCGTTTGGCAGAAGAAGCATTAACCAATCAGGAATCGAAGATCGATTATGCAAAAGCCCAGTCAGAATTGACGACAGCAATTGCGCAGTTGGCAGCGATCCATAGATTGCGTTCAAAAGGCCGTTAA
- a CDS encoding CoA-binding protein translates to MSNRPDRPSYGVARYMQEHGYRIIPVNPMYVGTHILGQLCYKDLYAAAGALTMDNLKIDIVDCFRKANDIPPVVGEAIMIGASTIWMQLGIVNQDAADKAIKAGLTVVMDRCIKIEHALGNLHGVL, encoded by the coding sequence ATGTCCAATCGACCTGATCGCCCGAGTTATGGTGTAGCCCGCTATATGCAAGAGCATGGTTATCGGATTATTCCGGTCAATCCTATGTATGTAGGTACTCACATCCTTGGACAGCTTTGCTATAAAGATCTTTATGCTGCTGCGGGCGCTTTAACCATGGACAATTTAAAGATCGATATTGTTGATTGTTTTCGCAAAGCGAATGATATTCCCCCCGTTGTTGGTGAAGCTATCATGATCGGGGCGAGTACCATCTGGATGCAACTTGGCATCGTTAATCAGGATGCCGCCGACAAAGCCATCAAGGCTGGATTAACCGTTGTGATGGATCGTTGTATTAAGATCGAGCATGCCTTGGGTAATTTACACGGCGTATTGTAA
- a CDS encoding F0F1 ATP synthase subunit delta: MAEIATIARPYADALFRVAKTQDLAAWSGLIIEMAQVAAHPDVLTLARNPAVTHQQVTDIFLSLLTSPLSVEAKNFVTTLVANGRLIALPEIAEQFHVLKNAEEGAADVEIASAFELSAAQVQELLVTLEKKFGRKLNPSVKVDSTLIGGVRVVVGDEVLDTSVRAKLQQLNVALTA, translated from the coding sequence ATGGCTGAAATCGCAACGATTGCCCGCCCTTACGCAGATGCGCTGTTCCGTGTAGCCAAAACGCAAGATTTGGCTGCGTGGTCTGGTTTGATTATTGAGATGGCGCAAGTTGCCGCCCATCCTGATGTGCTTACCCTGGCGCGTAATCCTGCGGTGACACATCAGCAAGTTACTGACATCTTTCTTTCGTTATTGACGTCACCATTGTCTGTCGAAGCCAAAAACTTCGTCACCACATTGGTTGCCAATGGCCGTTTGATAGCATTGCCAGAAATCGCTGAACAATTCCACGTGCTGAAAAATGCCGAGGAAGGTGCCGCCGATGTTGAAATCGCCAGTGCTTTTGAGCTGTCTGCTGCACAAGTGCAAGAACTGCTGGTCACGTTGGAAAAGAAATTCGGTCGCAAGCTCAACCCTTCTGTCAAGGTTGACAGTACGTTAATTGGTGGAGTGCGCGTGGTGGTTGGCGATGAAGTGCTGGACACATCGGTACGCGCCAAGCTGCAACAGTTAAATGTCGCGTTAACGGCATAA
- the atpD gene encoding F0F1 ATP synthase subunit beta has product MADGKIVQCIGAVVDVEFPRDAMPKIYDALKMEGSELTLEVQQQLGDGIVRTIALGTSDGLRRGMMIKNTGKPIMVPTGKATLGRIMDVLGNPIDECGPVSHATTASIHRKAPAYDDLSPSQELLETGIKVIDLVCPFAKGGKVGLFGGAGVGKTVNMMELINNIAKAHSGLSVFAGVGERTREGNDFYHEMADAKVVDLENPENSKVAMVYGQMNEPPGNRLRVALTGLTIAEGFRDEGKDVLFFVDNIYRYTLAGTEVSALLGRMPSAVGYQPTLAEEMGRLQERITSTKTGSITSIQAVYVPADDLTDPSPATTFAHLDSTVVLSRDIASLGIYPAVDPLDSTSRQLDPLVVGQEHYDTARAVQGILQRYKELRDIIAILGMDELAPEDKLLVARARKMQRFLSQPFHVAEVFTGAPGKYVSLKDTIKGFKMIASGELDHLPEQAFYMVGTIEEAIEKAKKIN; this is encoded by the coding sequence ATGGCTGATGGCAAAATCGTTCAGTGTATCGGCGCTGTTGTGGACGTTGAATTTCCACGTGACGCGATGCCTAAGATTTACGATGCCTTGAAGATGGAAGGTTCGGAACTGACACTGGAAGTACAACAGCAACTAGGCGACGGTATCGTTCGTACTATTGCGTTGGGCACCTCTGATGGTCTGCGCCGCGGCATGATGATCAAGAATACTGGTAAGCCAATTATGGTTCCTACCGGTAAAGCAACACTTGGTCGCATCATGGACGTACTCGGTAATCCTATTGATGAATGCGGTCCGGTAAGTCACGCGACAACAGCTTCTATTCACCGTAAAGCTCCTGCGTATGACGATTTGTCGCCATCGCAAGAGTTGTTGGAAACAGGTATCAAGGTTATTGACTTGGTTTGCCCGTTTGCCAAGGGTGGTAAAGTTGGTTTGTTCGGTGGCGCTGGTGTTGGTAAGACCGTCAACATGATGGAATTGATTAACAACATCGCTAAAGCGCACAGTGGTTTGTCCGTGTTTGCCGGTGTTGGTGAGCGTACTCGTGAGGGTAACGACTTTTATCACGAAATGGCTGATGCAAAAGTGGTCGATCTGGAAAATCCAGAGAACTCTAAGGTTGCCATGGTCTACGGTCAGATGAATGAGCCGCCGGGTAACCGTCTGCGCGTTGCGTTGACTGGTCTGACGATTGCCGAAGGCTTCCGTGACGAAGGTAAAGACGTGTTGTTCTTCGTCGATAACATCTATCGTTACACATTGGCTGGTACCGAAGTATCTGCGTTGTTGGGTCGTATGCCTTCTGCTGTGGGTTATCAACCGACACTGGCTGAAGAAATGGGCCGTTTGCAAGAGCGTATTACGTCGACTAAAACTGGTTCGATCACATCAATTCAAGCGGTGTATGTTCCTGCCGATGACTTGACCGATCCTTCGCCAGCAACGACGTTTGCTCACTTGGACTCCACCGTTGTGTTGTCACGTGATATCGCTTCGTTAGGTATTTATCCAGCGGTTGATCCGCTTGATTCTACTTCGCGTCAGTTGGATCCACTCGTGGTTGGTCAGGAACACTACGACACAGCACGTGCTGTGCAAGGTATTCTGCAACGCTACAAAGAATTGCGCGACATTATTGCGATTCTAGGTATGGATGAGTTGGCACCGGAAGACAAACTGTTGGTAGCACGTGCACGTAAAATGCAACGTTTCCTATCGCAGCCGTTCCACGTTGCTGAAGTATTTACCGGTGCACCAGGTAAATACGTTTCGCTAAAAGATACGATCAAGGGCTTCAAAATGATCGCTAGCGGCGAACTCGATCACCTGCCGGAACAAGCGTTCTATATGGTCGGTACAATTGAAGAAGCAATCGAAAAAGCCAAGAAAATCAACTAA
- a CDS encoding F0F1 ATP synthase subunit B yields MNLNATLFAQFVVFFILAGFTMKFVWPPLMKALDERTKKIADGLAAADRGKADLAAAEKRVQAELATARDEGQKRIGEAEKRAQLIIDEAKKTASDEAARIITNAKADADQQVTKAREGLRGEVATLAVKGAEQILKREVNAAAHADLLDQLKTEL; encoded by the coding sequence GTGAACTTAAATGCAACATTGTTTGCGCAGTTCGTGGTCTTCTTTATCCTCGCCGGCTTCACGATGAAATTCGTGTGGCCGCCGTTGATGAAAGCGCTCGATGAGCGCACCAAGAAGATTGCGGACGGCCTAGCAGCCGCTGATCGCGGCAAGGCAGATCTGGCAGCCGCTGAAAAGCGGGTACAGGCAGAACTGGCGACAGCGCGTGACGAAGGTCAGAAGCGTATTGGCGAAGCCGAAAAGCGTGCGCAGCTAATTATTGATGAAGCCAAAAAAACGGCTTCAGACGAAGCGGCGCGTATTATCACGAATGCCAAAGCCGATGCAGATCAGCAAGTAACCAAAGCGCGTGAAGGTTTGCGCGGCGAAGTTGCTACTCTGGCCGTCAAAGGTGCAGAACAGATCTTGAAGCGTGAAGTCAATGCAGCGGCACATGCCGACTTGTTGGATCAACTGAAAACAGAGCTGTAA
- a CDS encoding transporter substrate-binding domain-containing protein: MVAISLSASALAAPDTPPSRLDQILQTGKLRVCMTGDYKPFTFYKTDQTFEGIDVDLAQSLAKTLGVQAQFVKTSWSTLTNDFLEKCDIAMGGVSVTFDRQKKVSFSVSHMVDGKSAIARCTDVAKFQSLAAIDVPGTRAIVNPGGTNERFAKTHFKQAQLIAHPDNVTIFDQIVAGKADIMVTDASETLWQSKLHPELCAINPDKPLQFAEKAFMLPRGDVPFKEFVDTWMHQLKATGDYDQISNHWLK; encoded by the coding sequence ATGGTTGCCATCTCGCTGTCAGCGTCCGCATTGGCTGCGCCCGATACACCTCCATCACGTCTCGATCAAATTTTGCAGACCGGCAAACTGCGCGTATGCATGACTGGCGACTATAAGCCATTCACGTTTTACAAAACCGACCAGACCTTCGAAGGAATAGATGTTGATCTGGCGCAATCATTAGCAAAAACTCTAGGGGTTCAGGCCCAATTCGTCAAAACATCCTGGTCAACACTCACCAACGACTTTCTGGAAAAATGCGATATTGCGATGGGCGGCGTTTCAGTCACATTTGATCGGCAGAAAAAAGTCTCGTTTTCAGTCTCTCACATGGTCGATGGCAAATCTGCGATTGCACGTTGTACAGATGTGGCGAAATTTCAGTCGCTGGCGGCAATAGACGTTCCCGGGACACGCGCTATTGTCAATCCTGGTGGAACCAATGAGCGCTTTGCCAAGACCCACTTCAAGCAAGCCCAACTCATCGCGCATCCTGACAATGTCACTATTTTTGATCAAATCGTCGCGGGAAAAGCGGACATCATGGTAACCGACGCCAGCGAGACTTTATGGCAGTCAAAATTACATCCTGAGTTGTGTGCAATTAATCCCGACAAGCCACTCCAGTTTGCCGAAAAAGCGTTCATGCTGCCGCGTGGCGACGTGCCATTTAAAGAGTTTGTCGATACCTGGATGCATCAATTGAAAGCCACTGGCGACTACGATCAGATATCAAATCACTGGCTCAAATAG
- a CDS encoding PPK2 family polyphosphate kinase: MSAQSEFRAGKKTKLKDGDASKKPLSSGDKDKDKQKILSLATEIGLQQDLLYAGQHHKLLVVLQGIDTSGKDGTVKGVFSEVNPEGINIVSFKAPSPIEKAHDYLWRVHQQVPPSGEIAVFNRSHYEDVLITRVHDWIDDAECERRYTHIRDFERMLSETGTTIIKFLLHISKDEQASRLQERIDDPAKNWKFDLQDMEERKSWDTYQDLFSRAIQATDADHAPWYVIPANSKTHRNVAIASIVLETLQTLKLKPPAANPALVGLKIV, from the coding sequence ATGTCCGCTCAGAGTGAATTTCGCGCTGGTAAAAAGACTAAGCTTAAAGATGGGGATGCCAGCAAAAAGCCGCTTTCTAGCGGTGACAAGGATAAAGACAAGCAGAAGATACTGTCGTTGGCGACTGAAATCGGCCTGCAACAAGATTTGCTGTATGCCGGTCAACATCACAAATTGCTGGTTGTTTTGCAGGGAATTGATACCAGCGGAAAAGATGGAACGGTTAAAGGTGTGTTCAGCGAGGTCAATCCTGAGGGCATAAATATTGTTAGCTTTAAAGCACCAAGTCCGATTGAAAAAGCGCATGATTATCTATGGCGCGTCCATCAGCAAGTGCCGCCATCCGGCGAAATAGCGGTGTTTAACCGTAGTCATTATGAGGATGTTTTAATAACGCGGGTGCACGACTGGATTGATGATGCCGAATGCGAACGGCGTTATACGCATATTCGCGATTTTGAACGGATGTTGTCTGAGACCGGCACGACCATTATTAAATTTTTGTTGCACATCTCGAAGGACGAACAGGCTAGTAGATTGCAAGAGCGTATTGATGATCCGGCAAAAAACTGGAAATTTGATCTGCAAGATATGGAGGAGCGGAAAAGCTGGGATACATATCAGGATTTATTTTCTCGCGCTATTCAGGCAACTGATGCCGATCACGCGCCGTGGTATGTGATTCCAGCCAACTCCAAGACCCACCGTAATGTGGCGATAGCGAGTATCGTGCTTGAGACGTTACAAACATTGAAACTTAAACCACCCGCAGCCAATCCAGCGTTGGTCGGCCTCAAAATCGTGTAG
- the atpG gene encoding F0F1 ATP synthase subunit gamma: protein MATGKEIRGKIKSVENTKKITKAMEMVAASKMRKAQERMLAARPYSEKIRHIASNLSQANPEYTHPFMTKQDNAKTVGFIVVTTDKGLCGGMNTNSLRLVTAKMRELEAAGNQIQAVAIGNKGLGFLNRVGAKVISHVVQLGDTPHLDKLIGPVKVLLDAYEEGRLDAVYLVYTKFINTMRQEPRLEQLLPLSNERLAADNDGAHAWDYIYEPDVQSVIDDLLLRYVETLIYQAVAENMASEQSARMVAMKSASDNAGNVIGELKLIYNKTRQAAITKELSEIVSGAAAV from the coding sequence ATGGCTACAGGCAAAGAGATACGCGGCAAGATCAAAAGCGTAGAAAATACGAAAAAGATCACGAAGGCGATGGAAATGGTCGCGGCGTCCAAAATGCGTAAAGCGCAGGAACGGATGCTGGCGGCTCGTCCCTATAGTGAGAAGATTCGTCATATTGCTTCTAACTTGTCGCAAGCGAATCCGGAATACACGCATCCGTTCATGACTAAGCAGGACAATGCCAAGACGGTTGGTTTTATCGTTGTCACAACCGATAAAGGTTTGTGCGGCGGTATGAATACCAACTCCTTGCGTCTTGTTACTGCCAAAATGCGTGAACTGGAAGCAGCGGGTAATCAGATTCAAGCAGTCGCAATTGGTAATAAAGGCCTGGGTTTTCTGAACCGGGTTGGCGCAAAAGTCATATCGCACGTGGTGCAACTCGGTGATACGCCGCATCTGGACAAGTTAATTGGCCCGGTCAAGGTATTGCTTGATGCATACGAAGAAGGTCGTCTGGATGCGGTGTACCTGGTGTACACCAAATTCATTAACACGATGAGACAAGAACCGCGACTAGAGCAATTGCTGCCTCTGTCAAACGAACGTCTCGCGGCCGACAATGATGGTGCCCACGCGTGGGATTACATCTATGAACCGGACGTACAAAGTGTTATTGACGATTTGTTATTGCGCTATGTAGAAACGCTGATTTATCAAGCGGTTGCAGAGAACATGGCGTCTGAGCAATCAGCGCGGATGGTCGCAATGAAGTCGGCAAGCGACAATGCCGGTAACGTGATTGGTGAGTTGAAGTTGATTTACAACAAGACTCGTCAGGCTGCGATTACTAAGGAATTGTCGGAAATCGTTTCCGGTGCGGCGGCAGTTTAG
- the atpA gene encoding F0F1 ATP synthase subunit alpha — protein MQLNASEISELIKSRIQGLGDTAEIRNQGTVISVSDGICRIHGLSDVMQGEMLEFPGNTFGLALNLERDSVGAVILGDFEHISEGDTVKCTGRILEVPIGPELRGRVVNALGQPIDGKGPVNAKLTAPIEKIAPGVIARQSVSEPMQTGIKSIDSMVPIGRGQRELIIGDRQTGKTAVAIDAIINQKGQNVTCIYVAIGQKASSIKNIVRSLEAHGAMEYTIVVAASASESAAMQFVSPYSGCAMGEYFRDRGEDALIVYDDLSKQAVAYRQVSLLLRRPPGREAYPGDVFYLHSRLLERAARVNPAYVEAFTKGEVKGKTGSLTALPIIETQAGDVSAFVPTNVISITDGQIFLETSLFNAGIRPAINAGISVSRVGGAAQTKVIKNLSGGIRTDLAQYRELAAFAQFASDLDAATRKQLDRGARVTELLKQAQYSPLPISLMAVTLFAVNKGFLDDVEVKKLLAFEAALHDFMKTSHAPLLQKIEETKQLDKDAEAALSAAVADFKKSDAY, from the coding sequence ATGCAACTCAACGCGTCTGAAATCAGCGAACTGATCAAGAGCCGGATTCAAGGCCTTGGCGATACCGCTGAGATTCGAAATCAGGGCACGGTTATCTCCGTGTCCGACGGTATCTGCCGTATCCATGGTCTGTCTGACGTGATGCAAGGCGAGATGCTGGAATTCCCAGGCAATACATTTGGTCTGGCACTGAATCTGGAACGTGATTCTGTCGGCGCCGTTATTTTGGGCGACTTCGAGCACATTTCTGAAGGCGATACAGTCAAATGTACTGGTCGTATTCTGGAAGTGCCGATCGGTCCTGAACTACGTGGTCGTGTTGTCAATGCGCTGGGTCAGCCAATTGACGGCAAAGGCCCGGTCAACGCTAAGTTGACAGCGCCAATCGAAAAGATTGCACCAGGCGTTATTGCCCGTCAATCAGTTTCTGAGCCGATGCAAACCGGTATCAAGTCAATTGACTCGATGGTCCCGATTGGTCGCGGTCAACGTGAACTGATCATTGGCGACCGTCAAACTGGTAAGACTGCTGTTGCGATTGATGCCATCATCAATCAAAAGGGTCAAAACGTTACATGTATTTATGTTGCGATTGGTCAAAAAGCATCATCGATCAAAAACATCGTACGCTCGCTGGAAGCACACGGCGCGATGGAATACACAATCGTTGTCGCAGCGTCGGCTTCTGAGTCGGCCGCGATGCAATTCGTCTCGCCTTACTCTGGCTGCGCCATGGGTGAATACTTCCGTGACCGTGGTGAAGATGCACTGATCGTCTATGATGATTTGTCAAAGCAAGCTGTTGCATACCGTCAGGTATCGTTGTTGCTGCGTCGTCCACCGGGTCGTGAAGCGTATCCTGGCGATGTGTTCTATCTCCACAGCCGTTTGCTAGAGCGCGCAGCACGCGTGAATCCAGCTTATGTCGAGGCTTTCACCAAAGGTGAAGTCAAGGGCAAGACTGGTTCATTGACTGCTTTGCCAATCATTGAAACACAAGCTGGCGACGTTTCTGCTTTCGTTCCAACCAACGTTATTTCGATCACTGACGGCCAGATTTTCCTGGAAACGTCGTTGTTCAACGCTGGTATCCGTCCTGCGATTAACGCTGGTATTTCGGTATCGCGCGTTGGTGGTGCTGCTCAGACTAAAGTTATCAAGAACCTGTCCGGTGGTATTCGTACCGACTTGGCACAGTATCGTGAATTGGCTGCGTTTGCGCAGTTTGCTTCTGATCTGGATGCGGCAACCCGCAAACAGCTGGATCGTGGCGCACGTGTGACTGAACTGTTGAAGCAAGCACAATACTCGCCATTGCCGATCTCGTTAATGGCAGTAACGTTGTTCGCGGTCAACAAGGGTTTTCTGGATGATGTTGAAGTGAAGAAATTGCTGGCATTCGAAGCAGCTTTGCATGACTTCATGAAAACTAGCCACGCGCCATTGTTGCAAAAGATCGAAGAAACCAAGCAACTCGACAAAGATGCTGAAGCTGCGTTGTCTGCTGCAGTTGCTGATTTCAAAAAATCCGACGCGTATTAA
- a CDS encoding SGNH/GDSL hydrolase family protein, with protein MRRWLPELVALPLLPWLIFQGRRTRKITPRLPEAVGPTTGLAKSEVFASNQSEPGPPALQLLSFGESPVAGVGVATHYEAITGQFAAALAIRLERPVAWQAMGKNGATLHSAIKILLPRITERTALQHVDVVLIAFGVNDSTAFRSRRRYAAELKYLLLQLQLHLSPRLIVVAGVPPLHLFPALPQPLRFVLGLKAQELDIATEKIVVELSPHMNVTRVPTLKNMTDPALLAFDGMHPSVIGAATWGRQLAAAVAPRLQYRSKKTSEVATANGAE; from the coding sequence GTGCGACGATGGTTACCCGAATTAGTAGCGCTGCCGCTGTTGCCTTGGCTGATTTTTCAAGGCCGACGTACGCGCAAGATTACGCCGCGTTTGCCAGAGGCGGTCGGTCCGACCACTGGCTTGGCAAAGTCAGAAGTATTTGCCAGCAACCAGTCGGAGCCGGGACCACCAGCCTTGCAGTTACTGTCTTTTGGCGAATCACCGGTAGCTGGCGTCGGCGTTGCGACTCACTATGAGGCCATTACCGGCCAGTTCGCTGCCGCACTGGCGATACGGTTGGAGCGTCCGGTTGCATGGCAGGCGATGGGAAAGAATGGGGCGACGTTGCATAGCGCCATCAAAATCTTATTACCTCGCATTACCGAAAGAACGGCGCTGCAACATGTCGATGTGGTGCTCATAGCATTTGGCGTTAATGACAGCACAGCGTTTCGATCGCGGCGTCGTTACGCGGCTGAGTTGAAATATCTTTTGTTGCAACTACAACTGCATTTATCACCGCGTCTAATCGTCGTGGCTGGCGTACCGCCGCTCCATTTATTTCCCGCATTGCCGCAACCGTTACGCTTTGTGCTTGGCCTTAAAGCGCAAGAATTGGATATTGCGACTGAGAAAATCGTTGTCGAATTGTCGCCGCACATGAACGTGACACGCGTGCCGACTTTAAAAAATATGACCGATCCCGCTTTGCTGGCGTTTGATGGGATGCATCCGTCGGTCATCGGTGCTGCGACTTGGGGGCGCCAGTTAGCTGCCGCGGTGGCCCCACGTCTACAATATCGGAGTAAAAAAACGTCGGAAGTGGCGACAGCCAACGGAGCAGAGTAA
- the gabD gene encoding NADP-dependent succinate-semialdehyde dehydrogenase, with amino-acid sequence MLQLKDASLFRQQAYINGVWSDADNGETFPVTNPATGETIGTVPLMGTTETRRAIAAANAAWKSWRRKTAKERSVVLRKWNDLMLANADDLALIMTLEQGKPLAEAKGEITYAASFIEWFAEEGKRAGGDTIPSTSPNNRIVVIKEPIGVCAAITPWNFPAAMITRKVGPALAAGCPMVLKPAESTPFSALALAVLAERAGVPAGVFSVVTGAARVIGAEMTSNPIVRKLTFTGSTGVGRLLMEQCAPTIKKLSLELGGNAPFIVFDDADLDAAVEGAMASKYRNAGQTCVCANRLYVQAGVYDAFAEKLVAAVAKLKVGDGQQEGVTQGPLIDQKAVEKVEQHIADALSKGARVLAGGKRHALGHSFFEPTILADVTSDMVVAREETFGPMAPLFRFTTDDEVVAMANDTEFGLASYFYSRDIGRIWRVAEALESGIVGINTGLISTEVAPFGGVKQSGLGREGSKYGIEDYQVIKYLCMGGM; translated from the coding sequence ATGTTGCAATTAAAAGACGCTTCTTTATTTCGCCAGCAAGCTTATATCAACGGTGTCTGGTCCGATGCCGATAACGGTGAGACTTTTCCTGTCACTAATCCCGCTACCGGCGAGACTATCGGCACGGTTCCTCTAATGGGTACGACCGAAACCAGACGTGCGATTGCTGCCGCTAACGCGGCCTGGAAATCATGGCGTCGTAAAACGGCCAAAGAGCGCAGCGTGGTTTTGCGTAAATGGAATGATCTGATGTTGGCGAATGCGGATGATCTGGCGCTGATCATGACATTGGAACAAGGCAAGCCGCTGGCTGAAGCCAAGGGTGAAATCACTTATGCAGCCTCTTTTATTGAATGGTTTGCTGAAGAGGGTAAACGCGCTGGCGGTGACACCATTCCATCGACCTCGCCAAATAATCGTATTGTTGTGATCAAGGAGCCGATTGGCGTTTGCGCGGCGATTACGCCTTGGAATTTTCCCGCAGCGATGATTACCCGCAAAGTGGGCCCGGCGTTGGCTGCGGGATGTCCGATGGTGCTGAAACCTGCGGAATCCACACCTTTCTCAGCGTTGGCGCTGGCAGTACTGGCGGAGCGCGCCGGTGTTCCAGCGGGTGTGTTTAGCGTTGTCACAGGCGCTGCCCGTGTCATCGGTGCAGAAATGACCAGCAATCCGATTGTGCGTAAGCTGACGTTCACCGGGTCAACCGGCGTCGGACGTTTGTTGATGGAGCAATGTGCACCAACCATTAAAAAACTATCGTTGGAACTGGGTGGAAACGCACCATTCATCGTCTTCGACGACGCTGATCTGGATGCCGCCGTCGAGGGCGCAATGGCGTCCAAATACCGCAACGCCGGACAGACCTGCGTCTGCGCCAACCGCTTGTACGTGCAAGCTGGCGTGTACGATGCATTCGCGGAGAAACTGGTAGCTGCAGTGGCCAAGTTGAAAGTCGGTGACGGTCAACAAGAGGGCGTCACACAAGGGCCGTTGATTGATCAAAAAGCAGTTGAAAAAGTTGAGCAGCACATTGCCGATGCATTAAGCAAGGGCGCGCGCGTCCTGGCGGGTGGCAAGCGTCATGCGTTGGGACATAGTTTTTTTGAGCCAACGATTTTGGCCGATGTCACTTCCGATATGGTGGTGGCGCGTGAAGAAACTTTTGGCCCGATGGCACCGTTGTTTCGCTTTACCACTGACGATGAAGTGGTGGCGATGGCCAACGATACCGAATTCGGACTAGCCAGCTATTTTTATTCACGCGATATCGGCCGTATCTGGCGCGTGGCAGAAGCGCTTGAGAGCGGCATAGTCGGTATCAATACCGGCCTGATATCTACCGAGGTCGCGCCATTTGGTGGCGTCAAGCAATCCGGTCTGGGCCGCGAAGGTTCGAAATACGGTATCGAAGACTATCAGGTCATCAAGTATTTGTGCATGGGCGGAATGTGA